A part of Sulfurifustis variabilis genomic DNA contains:
- a CDS encoding Maf family protein: MKLVLASSSPFRRELLARLQLPFEALAPELDETPQAGESPEALVRRLAIAKAQAIAFRCPDALVIGSDQVAVYDGSIVGKPHGHENAVRQLRSASGKKVVLYTGLALVNAKTGRVQCEVITFGVQFRELTDAQIESYLRKEQPYGCAGSVRSEGLGIALLERFEGDDPNTLIGLPLIRLVRMLENEGVRVI, translated from the coding sequence ATGAAACTCGTTCTGGCCTCCTCCTCGCCTTTTCGCCGCGAGCTGCTCGCGCGTCTGCAGCTTCCCTTCGAGGCGCTGGCGCCGGAACTCGACGAGACCCCTCAGGCAGGCGAGTCGCCCGAGGCGCTTGTCCGTCGGCTCGCCATCGCCAAGGCGCAAGCGATCGCGTTCCGCTGTCCCGATGCCCTCGTCATCGGCTCCGATCAAGTGGCGGTATACGACGGAAGCATCGTCGGTAAGCCGCACGGCCACGAGAATGCCGTGCGCCAGCTACGCAGCGCATCCGGGAAGAAGGTCGTGCTTTACACCGGGCTGGCGCTGGTCAACGCGAAAACGGGGCGCGTGCAGTGCGAAGTCATCACCTTCGGCGTGCAGTTCCGCGAGCTGACGGACGCGCAGATCGAGTCCTACCTGCGCAAGGAACAACCCTACGGGTGCGCGGGAAGCGTGCGATCGGAAGGTCTGGGCATCGCGCTACTCGAGCGTTTCGAGGGCGACGATCCGAACACCCTCATCGGCCTGCCGCTGATCCGTCTGGTGCGCATGCTCGAAAACGAAGGCGTGCGGGTGATCTGA
- a CDS encoding S49 family peptidase encodes MTENMNEAGGAVREPGWERDVLERLAFATLTEQRRARRWGIFFKLFFAAYLLFMLFLLIGDNVGGRALAARYTALVELDGEISADSLASADNVITGLRSAFEDKGTAGVILRANSPGGSPVQAGYIYDEIKRLRAKYPKIPVYGVVTDMCASGCYYALAAADKIYADRASIVGSIGVLMNSFGFVEGMKKLGIERRLLTAGEHKAMLDPFSPLKPFDRKHAQQLLERVHQQFIERVRSGRGQALKETRTIYSGLFWTGEEALKLGLVDEFGSAGFVAREVVGAEDIVDFSYQEALFDRFARRIGTAMARVLGTEVLGRPGLR; translated from the coding sequence GTGACTGAGAACATGAACGAGGCGGGCGGCGCGGTCCGCGAACCCGGCTGGGAGCGCGACGTGCTCGAGCGGCTCGCCTTCGCGACCTTGACGGAGCAGCGGCGCGCGCGCCGCTGGGGCATCTTCTTCAAGCTGTTCTTTGCGGCCTATCTCCTTTTCATGCTCTTTCTGCTGATCGGCGACAACGTCGGCGGCCGAGCCCTCGCGGCCCGGTACACGGCGCTCGTCGAGCTCGACGGGGAGATTTCCGCCGACAGCCTGGCGAGCGCGGACAACGTCATCACGGGCCTGCGAAGCGCATTCGAGGACAAAGGCACGGCCGGCGTCATTTTGCGCGCGAACAGCCCGGGCGGCAGCCCGGTGCAGGCCGGCTACATCTACGACGAGATCAAGCGGCTGCGGGCGAAGTATCCCAAGATTCCCGTATACGGCGTCGTGACGGACATGTGCGCTTCGGGCTGCTACTACGCGCTCGCCGCCGCGGACAAGATCTACGCCGACCGGGCGAGCATCGTCGGCTCCATCGGCGTGCTGATGAACAGTTTCGGTTTCGTCGAGGGAATGAAGAAGCTCGGGATCGAACGAAGGCTGCTCACCGCCGGCGAGCACAAGGCGATGCTCGATCCGTTCTCGCCGCTCAAGCCGTTCGACCGCAAGCACGCGCAGCAGCTGCTCGAACGCGTGCACCAGCAGTTCATCGAGCGCGTGCGCTCCGGGCGCGGGCAGGCGCTCAAGGAAACGAGAACCATCTATTCCGGACTCTTCTGGACGGGGGAGGAGGCGCTCAAGCTCGGGTTGGTGGACGAGTTCGGCAGCGCCGGGTTCGTCGCCCGCGAGGTCGTCGGGGCGGAGGACATCGTGGACTTTTCCTACCAGGAGGCGCTCTTCGACCGCTTCGCGCGCCGTATCGGCACCGCCATGGCGCGCGTGCTCGGCACCGAAGTGCTCGGCCGTCCGGGATTGAGGTAG
- a CDS encoding RluA family pseudouridine synthase encodes MDEQKGVRFLQIDESRAGQRLDNFLLGHLKGVPRSHVYRLLRRGEVRVNGGRAKPEYRLEAGDRIRVPPVRTAAAPSPVSAAGFEWLNDRILYEDDELLVLDKPAGLAVHGGSNVPVGLIEAVRLLRPHHTLIELAHRLDRDTSGCLILAKDRSVLLALHRMFRAGGVEKRYLALVRGRWRGGPREVRAALERGPERGGERRVEVRAEGKEAASRFSPRGHFGPATLVEIRLYTGRTHQARVHAAHIGHPIAGDDKYGDRDFNREMRQLGLRRLFLHAASLRFAHPSGRGRIAVEAALPPELSRLLNGLRNEPAV; translated from the coding sequence GTGGACGAACAAAAGGGCGTCCGTTTTCTCCAGATCGACGAGTCCCGTGCTGGCCAGCGTCTGGACAACTTTCTGCTGGGGCACCTCAAGGGTGTGCCCCGCAGCCACGTTTATCGCCTGCTGCGTCGAGGAGAGGTACGCGTCAACGGAGGCCGGGCGAAGCCCGAATACAGGCTGGAGGCCGGCGACCGGATCCGGGTGCCTCCCGTCCGGACGGCCGCCGCACCCTCACCGGTATCGGCAGCCGGGTTCGAGTGGCTGAATGACCGGATACTGTACGAGGACGACGAACTGCTGGTGCTCGATAAACCGGCCGGGCTCGCCGTCCATGGTGGCAGTAACGTCCCGGTGGGACTGATCGAAGCGGTCAGGTTGCTCCGTCCGCACCACACCCTGATCGAGCTTGCCCACCGCCTGGACCGGGACACGTCCGGCTGCCTTATCCTGGCCAAAGACCGTTCCGTGCTCCTTGCTCTGCACCGTATGTTCCGCGCCGGAGGGGTCGAAAAGCGCTACCTCGCGCTGGTCCGCGGTCGTTGGCGCGGCGGTCCGCGCGAAGTCAGGGCGGCGCTGGAGCGCGGGCCGGAGCGCGGAGGCGAGCGGCGAGTGGAAGTGCGCGCCGAGGGGAAGGAGGCGGCGAGCCGGTTCAGCCCGCGGGGGCATTTTGGTCCGGCCACCCTGGTCGAGATACGCCTCTATACCGGCCGGACGCACCAGGCCCGCGTCCATGCCGCCCATATCGGCCACCCGATTGCCGGGGACGACAAGTACGGGGATCGTGATTTCAACCGCGAGATGCGCCAACTGGGCCTGCGGCGGCTCTTTCTGCACGCGGCCTCGCTGCGGTTCGCGCATCCTTCCGGTAGGGGTAGAATTGCCGTAGAGGCGGCGCTCCCCCCCGAGCTTTCGCGACTCCTGAACGGACTCCGTAATGAACCGGCCGTTTGA
- a CDS encoding HAD-IA family hydrolase, whose protein sequence is MNRPFDLIVFDWDGTLMDSARKIVRCFQAAAADLGLPVPTEDRVRHIIGLGLNEALAELLPETDADTRQRVAERYREHFLFLDETEMPLFPGVREGLEGLAAAGFRMAIATGKARRGLDRVLRDTRTSVYFCSTRCADEAGSKPHPRMLYDILAHTGVMPERAVMVGDTTYDLEMAKAASLSSIAVSYGAHDRARLLNHDPLACLDTFSEVCAWLRPPRRT, encoded by the coding sequence ATGAACCGGCCGTTTGACCTGATCGTCTTCGATTGGGACGGAACCCTCATGGATTCCGCCCGCAAGATCGTGCGCTGCTTTCAGGCGGCCGCCGCGGACCTGGGCCTGCCGGTCCCGACCGAGGACCGCGTTCGCCACATCATCGGCCTCGGTCTGAACGAGGCTCTGGCGGAGCTGCTGCCGGAAACCGATGCGGACACCCGCCAGCGGGTCGCGGAACGGTATCGCGAACACTTCCTGTTCCTCGACGAGACCGAGATGCCGCTCTTTCCGGGGGTGCGCGAGGGCCTGGAGGGGCTGGCCGCGGCCGGATTTCGCATGGCGATCGCCACCGGAAAGGCCAGGCGGGGATTGGATCGCGTGCTGCGCGACACCCGGACGTCGGTGTACTTCTGCTCCACACGCTGCGCCGACGAGGCCGGATCCAAGCCCCATCCCAGAATGCTGTACGACATCCTGGCGCACACGGGCGTCATGCCGGAGCGCGCGGTGATGGTCGGTGATACGACCTATGATCTGGAGATGGCGAAGGCGGCGTCGCTCTCCAGCATCGCGGTGAGCTATGGCGCGCACGACCGGGCGCGGCTGCTCAACCACGACCCGCTCGCCTGCCTCGACACGTTCTCGGAGGTGTGCGCGTGGCTGCGTCCTCCGCGCCGCACCTGA
- a CDS encoding acetyl-CoA carboxylase biotin carboxylase subunit, whose translation MIKKILVANRGEVAVRIVRACAEMGIKSVAIYTDADRHALHVKKADESYNVGPDPVGGYLNAHRIVNVAVAAGCNALHPGYGFLSENPQLAEVCWRRDIVFIGPSPKAIREMGDKTLAREAMIKAGVPVVPGSEGNLKNVAEAVKLAKKVGYPVMLKATSGGGGRGIRRCNSEEELRRAYERVVSEATKAFGSAHVFLEKAIVNPRHIEVQVLGDKHGNVIHLFERDCSIQRRHQKLVEVAPSPQLTEDQRQTVCALAVRAAKTVNYENAGTVEFLFDQEGNFYFMEMNTRLQVEHTITEQITGVDIVQEQIRIAEGQPLSYRQEDIQRRGYAIQFRINAEDPKNDFLPSYGRITRYYAPGGPGVRTDAAIYTGYDFPPHYDSMCAKLTVWALTWEKVLARGRRALLDTGLHGVKTTKPYHLEILKTPEFREGRFDTGFIEQHPELVNYSIRRPPADLAAALAAAIAAHHGL comes from the coding sequence TTGATCAAGAAAATACTGGTCGCTAACCGCGGCGAGGTCGCGGTGCGTATCGTGCGCGCGTGCGCCGAGATGGGCATCAAGTCGGTCGCTATCTACACCGACGCCGATCGCCATGCCCTGCACGTCAAGAAGGCCGACGAGTCCTATAACGTCGGCCCCGACCCCGTGGGTGGCTATCTCAACGCCCACCGGATCGTGAACGTCGCGGTCGCTGCCGGCTGCAACGCCCTGCATCCCGGCTACGGTTTTCTGTCGGAGAACCCCCAGCTCGCCGAGGTCTGCTGGCGCCGCGACATCGTCTTCATCGGACCGAGTCCCAAGGCCATTCGCGAAATGGGCGACAAGACCCTGGCGCGCGAGGCGATGATCAAGGCCGGCGTGCCGGTCGTACCGGGCAGCGAAGGTAACCTCAAGAACGTCGCCGAAGCCGTCAAGCTCGCGAAAAAGGTGGGCTACCCCGTCATGCTCAAGGCAACGTCCGGCGGCGGCGGGCGCGGCATACGCCGCTGCAACAGCGAGGAGGAGCTGCGCCGCGCGTACGAGCGCGTCGTTTCGGAGGCGACCAAGGCGTTCGGCAGCGCGCACGTCTTCCTCGAAAAGGCGATCGTCAACCCCCGGCACATCGAGGTGCAGGTCCTCGGCGACAAGCACGGCAACGTGATCCATCTCTTCGAGCGAGACTGCTCCATCCAGCGGCGGCACCAGAAGCTGGTCGAGGTCGCCCCTTCGCCGCAGCTCACGGAGGACCAGCGCCAGACGGTCTGTGCGCTCGCCGTGCGCGCGGCGAAGACCGTGAACTACGAGAACGCGGGCACGGTCGAGTTTCTGTTCGACCAGGAAGGCAATTTCTACTTCATGGAGATGAACACCCGCCTGCAGGTCGAGCACACGATCACCGAGCAGATCACGGGTGTCGACATCGTGCAGGAACAGATCCGCATCGCCGAGGGCCAGCCTCTCTCCTATCGCCAAGAAGACATCCAGCGCCGCGGCTACGCCATCCAGTTCCGCATCAACGCGGAGGATCCCAAGAACGATTTTCTGCCGTCCTATGGACGCATCACGCGGTACTACGCGCCCGGCGGCCCGGGCGTGCGCACCGACGCGGCGATCTATACGGGCTACGACTTCCCGCCGCACTACGACTCCATGTGCGCGAAGCTCACCGTCTGGGCGCTCACCTGGGAGAAGGTGCTCGCGCGCGGCCGGCGCGCCCTGCTCGACACGGGTCTGCACGGCGTGAAGACGACGAAGCCCTACCACCTCGAAATCCTGAAGACGCCGGAGTTCCGCGAGGGGCGCTTCGACACCGGTTTCATCGAGCAGCATCCCGAGCTGGTAAACTACTCCATCCGACGGCCGCCGGCGGATCTTGCCGCGGCCCTCGCCGCCGCGATCGCGGCGCACCACGGCCTCTGA
- a CDS encoding Rne/Rng family ribonuclease produces MKRILFNATHPEELRLAIVDGQKLLDLDIESSTYQQKKGNIYKARVTRVEPSLEAAFVDYGTERQGFLPLKEISRVYFTGHDERTPLGQVRIKDVIKEGQELVVQVDKEERGTKGAALTTFISLAGRYLVLMPNNPKGGGISRRIEGEERAELREAMAHLTVPEDYSLIARTAGIGRSPEELQWDLDYLVHLWDAISKAAAERPASFLIYQESNLVVRAVRDYLRQDIGEVLVDNPEIYERMKKFMQQVAPQWLDRLKLYKDETPLFSRFQIEHQIESAFSREVRLESGGAIVFDKTEAVVTIDVNSARATKGADIEETALNTNLEAAEEVARQLRLRDLGGLIVIDFIDMTPVRNQRMVEQRLMDSLKVDRARVQVGRISRFGLLEMSRQRLRPALGETSSLVCPRCVGTGHIRSVQSSALSVLRMIQEEAMKENTAAVHVHLPVETATWLLNEKRHELTGIESRIGTPVMVIPDETMETPHYHIRRLRMDEYEAEADIPSYDIEIVEEEEEEAPPRVAPAAEKPVIGPLTHGAAPPAPMAPARKPAGLIKRLISGLFGGEPAIPEPAPRQAPPAPARDRGPRDHRRPPRVPKPAPTEAAKPPRPHRPSAPAAQEAGTGAQERRESSRRRGRRGRRGRSGTRPETAPRAESGADQGREASSRQGVPPRREHPHSGNGQASRTPETPSHPAENEGASPVPTPISTPAAPSPAAAPSASQVPRREESAVSLVQVETRRDEGNDHAEGKTE; encoded by the coding sequence ATGAAAAGAATACTTTTCAACGCAACTCATCCGGAGGAGTTGCGCCTCGCCATCGTCGACGGCCAGAAGCTCCTCGACCTCGACATCGAGTCCTCCACCTACCAACAGAAGAAGGGCAATATCTACAAGGCCCGCGTCACGCGGGTCGAGCCAAGCCTGGAAGCGGCGTTCGTCGACTACGGGACGGAGCGCCAGGGCTTCCTGCCCCTCAAGGAAATTTCCCGCGTTTACTTCACCGGGCACGACGAACGCACGCCGCTCGGCCAAGTCCGCATAAAGGACGTTATCAAGGAAGGCCAGGAACTCGTTGTTCAGGTGGATAAAGAAGAGCGCGGCACCAAGGGCGCGGCACTGACCACCTTCATCTCCCTGGCGGGCCGCTACCTCGTCCTCATGCCCAACAACCCCAAGGGCGGCGGCATTTCCCGCCGGATCGAGGGGGAGGAACGGGCCGAGCTGCGCGAAGCCATGGCGCACCTTACGGTACCGGAAGACTACTCGCTCATCGCCCGCACCGCGGGGATCGGGCGCTCGCCCGAGGAGCTCCAGTGGGATCTCGACTACCTGGTGCACCTCTGGGACGCGATCAGCAAGGCGGCGGCCGAGCGGCCGGCCTCGTTCCTGATCTATCAGGAATCCAACCTGGTCGTGCGCGCCGTGCGGGACTACCTTCGGCAGGACATCGGGGAGGTGCTGGTCGACAACCCCGAGATCTACGAGCGCATGAAGAAGTTCATGCAGCAGGTGGCCCCCCAGTGGCTGGACCGCCTGAAGCTCTACAAGGACGAGACACCCCTATTTTCGCGTTTCCAGATCGAGCACCAGATCGAGTCCGCGTTTTCCCGTGAAGTACGCCTGGAGTCCGGCGGAGCCATTGTGTTCGACAAGACCGAGGCGGTCGTCACCATCGACGTGAACTCGGCGCGGGCGACGAAGGGTGCGGACATCGAGGAGACCGCGCTGAACACGAACCTCGAGGCGGCCGAGGAGGTCGCCCGCCAGCTCCGGCTGCGCGATCTGGGCGGCCTGATCGTCATCGACTTCATCGACATGACGCCGGTGCGGAACCAGCGGATGGTGGAGCAGCGCCTCATGGACTCCCTCAAGGTCGACCGCGCACGGGTGCAGGTCGGTCGCATCTCTCGCTTCGGGCTGCTCGAGATGTCCCGCCAGCGCCTGCGCCCGGCCCTCGGGGAAACCTCCTCGCTCGTGTGCCCCCGGTGCGTCGGGACCGGCCACATCCGGTCCGTGCAGTCTTCCGCCCTCTCCGTGCTTCGCATGATTCAGGAGGAGGCGATGAAGGAAAACACGGCCGCCGTGCACGTGCACCTGCCGGTCGAGACCGCCACCTGGCTGCTCAATGAGAAGCGCCACGAGCTCACCGGCATCGAGTCCCGCATCGGCACGCCGGTCATGGTGATCCCGGACGAGACCATGGAGACGCCCCATTACCACATACGTCGTCTGCGCATGGACGAGTACGAGGCCGAGGCGGACATCCCCAGCTACGACATCGAGATCGTCGAGGAGGAAGAGGAAGAGGCGCCGCCACGCGTCGCGCCTGCCGCGGAAAAGCCGGTGATCGGACCGCTGACGCACGGAGCGGCGCCACCGGCGCCGATGGCGCCGGCCAGGAAACCGGCCGGACTTATCAAGCGCCTTATCAGCGGGCTCTTCGGCGGGGAGCCGGCCATCCCCGAACCGGCCCCCCGTCAGGCACCGCCAGCTCCCGCACGCGACCGGGGTCCGCGCGACCACCGTCGCCCGCCGCGCGTACCGAAGCCCGCGCCAACGGAAGCGGCGAAGCCGCCCCGCCCGCATCGCCCAAGCGCGCCGGCGGCCCAGGAGGCGGGTACCGGCGCGCAGGAGCGACGTGAGAGCAGTCGTCGCCGCGGCCGTCGCGGCCGTCGCGGACGCTCCGGCACCCGTCCGGAGACGGCGCCGCGCGCGGAATCCGGTGCCGATCAAGGGCGCGAGGCATCATCGCGGCAGGGGGTGCCCCCGCGCCGCGAACATCCCCACAGCGGCAACGGCCAGGCATCGCGGACACCCGAAACACCCTCTCATCCGGCCGAGAACGAAGGGGCATCGCCCGTGCCGACCCCGATCTCGACTCCGGCTGCACCGTCGCCGGCGGCTGCGCCTTCGGCTTCGCAGGTTCCCCGGCGGGAAGAGTCGGCGGTATCGCTGGTGCAGGTCGAGACACGGCGCGACGAAGGAAACGACCACGCCGAGGGCAAGACCGAGTAA
- the oadA gene encoding sodium-extruding oxaloacetate decarboxylase subunit alpha produces the protein MASASKKVHVTELVLRDGHQSLLATRMRTEDMLPVCDRIDRAGFWSAEAWGGATFDACIRFLKEDPWERLRKLRKALPNTPIQMLLRGQNLLGYRHYSDDVVEAFVKKAAENGVEVFRIFDAMNDLRNLRTSVAAVIKSGKHAQGAICYTTSPVHTTEHFIEQARELADMGCHSIAIKDMAGLLTPPRAAELFEALAKAVKLPLHFHSHTTVGVANISMYKAVEHGARHVDTTISSLSWGTSHSPTESMVAAFQGTPYDTGLDLPLLQEIGAYFREVRKKYHQFESEYAEIDTRVIVNQVPGGMISNLSNQLKEQGALSRMNEVLAEIPRVREDLGFPPLVTPTSQIVGTQAVLNVLTGQRYKSITNEVKMYLQGRYGRAPGPVNETVRKLAIGDEEVITCRPADRLKPEMHRLRDEVGELAKSEEDALTYAMFPEIGRKLLEERAAGTLKPEELKPRGVEAAPGTAPALAPTEFNITLHGETYHIHVKGAGHKTEDRRPFYVVLDGVTEEILVETLTETVPTEAAMVDTRRVSRGSRRPKASKEGDVTSSMPGTVVDIMVKAGDSVKAGDPVLVIEAMKMENEVPAPVAGRVKSVNVTKGDSVNPDEALVEIE, from the coding sequence ATGGCAAGCGCATCGAAGAAGGTTCACGTCACCGAGCTCGTCCTGCGCGACGGGCACCAGTCACTGCTCGCGACGCGCATGCGGACCGAGGACATGCTCCCCGTCTGCGACAGGATCGACCGGGCGGGCTTCTGGTCGGCGGAGGCCTGGGGCGGTGCGACCTTCGATGCCTGCATACGGTTCCTCAAGGAGGACCCGTGGGAGCGGCTGCGCAAGCTCAGGAAAGCCCTTCCCAACACGCCTATCCAGATGCTGCTGCGCGGGCAGAACCTGCTCGGCTACCGGCATTACTCCGACGACGTGGTCGAGGCTTTCGTCAAGAAGGCCGCGGAGAACGGCGTCGAGGTGTTCCGGATCTTCGACGCGATGAACGATTTGCGGAACCTCCGCACCTCCGTCGCCGCCGTCATCAAATCCGGCAAGCACGCGCAGGGCGCGATCTGCTACACGACGAGCCCGGTACACACCACCGAACATTTCATCGAGCAGGCACGCGAGCTCGCCGACATGGGCTGTCACTCGATCGCGATCAAGGATATGGCGGGACTCCTCACGCCGCCGCGCGCCGCGGAGCTGTTCGAAGCGCTCGCGAAGGCCGTGAAGCTGCCGCTGCACTTCCATTCGCACACCACGGTGGGCGTCGCCAACATCAGCATGTACAAGGCGGTCGAGCACGGCGCGCGCCACGTCGACACGACCATCAGCTCGCTGTCCTGGGGCACGAGCCATTCGCCGACCGAGAGCATGGTCGCGGCGTTCCAGGGCACGCCCTACGACACCGGTCTCGACCTGCCCCTCCTGCAGGAGATCGGCGCCTACTTCCGGGAGGTACGCAAGAAGTACCACCAGTTCGAGAGCGAGTACGCGGAGATCGACACCCGGGTGATCGTGAATCAGGTGCCGGGAGGAATGATCTCCAACCTCTCGAACCAACTGAAGGAACAGGGCGCGCTGAGCCGCATGAACGAGGTGCTGGCGGAAATCCCGCGCGTGCGCGAAGACCTCGGTTTCCCGCCGCTCGTGACGCCGACCTCCCAGATCGTGGGCACGCAAGCCGTCCTCAACGTCCTCACCGGTCAACGCTACAAGAGCATCACCAACGAGGTGAAGATGTACCTCCAGGGCCGCTACGGCCGGGCGCCGGGCCCGGTGAACGAGACCGTACGCAAGCTCGCGATCGGGGACGAGGAGGTCATCACCTGCCGGCCGGCCGATCGCCTGAAGCCGGAAATGCACCGCCTGCGGGACGAGGTCGGGGAACTCGCGAAGAGCGAGGAGGATGCCCTCACCTACGCGATGTTCCCCGAGATCGGACGGAAGCTCCTCGAGGAGCGGGCCGCGGGCACGCTCAAGCCGGAAGAGCTGAAGCCCCGCGGTGTCGAAGCGGCGCCGGGTACCGCGCCTGCCCTCGCCCCCACCGAGTTCAACATCACGCTGCACGGCGAGACCTATCACATCCACGTTAAGGGCGCGGGCCACAAGACCGAAGACCGCCGTCCCTTCTACGTCGTGCTGGACGGCGTCACCGAAGAAATCCTGGTCGAGACGCTGACCGAGACGGTGCCGACGGAGGCGGCGATGGTCGATACGCGGCGCGTCTCGCGCGGTTCCAGGCGCCCGAAGGCCTCGAAGGAAGGAGACGTGACCAGTTCCATGCCCGGCACCGTGGTCGACATCATGGTGAAGGCGGGCGACAGCGTGAAGGCGGGAGATCCCGTGCTGGTTATCGAGGCGATGAAGATGGAGAACGAGGTCCCGGCGCCGGTCGCGGGCCGCGTGAAGAGCGTGAACGTGACCAAGGGAGACAGCGTCAATCCCGACGAAGCGCTCGTCGAGATCGAGTAA
- a CDS encoding Trm112 family protein: MDKKLLDILVCPVCKGPLVYDKARAELLCKADRLAYPIRDDIPVMLEDEARRVPDEELERKGGS; this comes from the coding sequence GTGGATAAGAAACTGCTGGACATACTCGTTTGCCCCGTCTGCAAGGGCCCGCTCGTCTACGACAAGGCGCGGGCCGAGCTCCTCTGCAAGGCCGATCGGCTGGCGTATCCGATACGCGACGACATTCCCGTGATGCTCGAAGACGAGGCACGGCGGGTGCCGGACGAGGAGCTCGAACGGAAAGGCGGATCCTAG
- a CDS encoding Rieske (2Fe-2S) protein, whose protein sequence is MAASSAPHLICAADALADGGAGVRFTVQWAGGSQSAFVVRYRGAVYAYINRCAHRALELDWEPGRFYDAEARYLVCATHGALYEPDTGRCVAGSCTGGLVKLATFENNSYVYLAADAAVRVSGD, encoded by the coding sequence GTGGCTGCGTCCTCCGCGCCGCACCTGATCTGTGCGGCCGACGCGCTGGCCGACGGCGGGGCCGGAGTGCGTTTTACGGTGCAGTGGGCAGGCGGCTCGCAGTCGGCCTTCGTCGTCCGTTATCGGGGCGCGGTGTACGCCTATATCAACCGGTGTGCGCATCGCGCGCTCGAGCTCGACTGGGAACCGGGGCGCTTCTACGACGCGGAGGCCCGCTACCTCGTCTGCGCGACCCACGGGGCGCTGTACGAGCCCGACACGGGCCGGTGCGTCGCCGGTTCGTGCACCGGAGGGCTGGTCAAGCTGGCGACGTTCGAAAACAATAGTTACGTGTATCTGGCGGCGGATGCCGCAGTGAGGGTGAGCGGTGACTGA
- the kdsB gene encoding 3-deoxy-manno-octulosonate cytidylyltransferase — protein MHIVIPARYASSRLPGKPLLDVAGKPLIERVYERARASGAASVTIATDDERIRAAAEGFGARVVMTSASHRSGTERIGEVLAHLGIGSGEIVVNLQGDEPLMPPALLRQVAQALESDPEAAVATACHRLRHVDEFNNPNVVKVVRDARGRALYFSRAPIPFPRDGEGPAEAFRHIGLYAYRAGFVARYCGWSPCPLESIEQLEQLRVLWHGETISVVETAELPEAGVDTPEDLERVRRAYGNQRG, from the coding sequence ATGCACATCGTCATTCCCGCGCGCTACGCCTCCTCCCGGCTTCCCGGCAAACCGCTGCTTGATGTGGCGGGGAAGCCGCTGATCGAGCGCGTTTACGAGCGCGCCCGCGCGAGCGGCGCGGCGAGCGTCACGATCGCGACCGACGACGAACGAATCCGGGCGGCGGCCGAGGGTTTCGGCGCACGCGTGGTCATGACGTCCGCGTCGCATCGCTCCGGCACCGAGCGCATCGGCGAGGTGCTCGCGCACCTGGGCATCGGGTCCGGGGAGATCGTGGTGAACCTGCAGGGCGACGAACCGCTGATGCCGCCGGCGCTCCTGCGCCAGGTGGCGCAGGCGCTCGAGAGCGACCCGGAGGCGGCGGTGGCGACGGCCTGTCACCGGCTGCGCCATGTCGATGAATTCAACAATCCGAACGTCGTGAAGGTCGTGCGCGACGCCAGGGGGCGCGCGCTCTATTTCAGCCGCGCGCCGATTCCGTTTCCGCGCGACGGGGAAGGCCCCGCCGAGGCGTTCCGGCACATCGGGCTCTACGCCTATCGAGCTGGGTTCGTCGCGCGCTACTGCGGCTGGTCGCCGTGCCCGCTTGAAAGCATCGAGCAGCTCGAGCAGCTGCGGGTGCTGTGGCACGGCGAGACGATCAGCGTCGTGGAAACGGCCGAGCTGCCCGAGGCGGGTGTCGACACACCCGAGGACCTCGAGCGTGTTCGCAGAGCCTACGGGAACCAGCGGGGATAG
- a CDS encoding low molecular weight protein-tyrosine-phosphatase, producing the protein MVKVLFVCLGNICRSPMAEGVFRRRVAEAELLEHVEIDSAGTHAYHVGEPPDERAQAAAVRRGADISGLRGRQAGVEDLERYDLVLAMDHENYAHLRAICPPGHEHKIRLFLEFATRSDERAVPDPYFGSASGFDRVLDLIEDAAEGLLAEVRARLAR; encoded by the coding sequence ATGGTGAAAGTGCTGTTCGTGTGTCTCGGCAACATCTGCCGCTCGCCGATGGCGGAGGGTGTGTTCCGTCGGCGGGTTGCGGAGGCGGAGCTTCTCGAGCATGTCGAGATCGATTCGGCGGGAACGCATGCCTACCACGTCGGCGAGCCGCCGGACGAGCGCGCACAGGCCGCGGCGGTTCGGCGCGGCGCCGACATCAGCGGGCTCCGCGGCAGGCAGGCGGGAGTGGAGGATCTGGAACGCTACGATCTGGTGCTCGCCATGGACCACGAAAATTACGCGCATCTGCGGGCCATCTGTCCGCCCGGGCACGAGCACAAGATCCGCCTGTTCCTGGAATTTGCCACGCGCTCGGACGAGCGGGCGGTTCCCGATCCGTACTTCGGGTCGGCAAGCGGCTTCGACCGCGTGCTCGATCTCATCGAGGACGCGGCCGAAGGTCTCCTGGCCGAGGTGCGAGCTCGCCTCGCCCGCTGA